In a genomic window of Pangasianodon hypophthalmus isolate fPanHyp1 chromosome 19, fPanHyp1.pri, whole genome shotgun sequence:
- the LOC117599700 gene encoding uncharacterized protein LOC117599700 has product MITLFVALYSLLCLYTAVKTSDIKELHVKTVKHGENVTMECNFNMIKNKDNLVWYRQSFGKLPQFLARPYRSSLGYIFDEGFKDSRFSITVNAHKFDLNINGAREDDGGEYFCIEVDGSLLKFLSGTRLQFEGEEMKPCPTPGTVNKNTDSVTLQGSDCSDGEGYSCTDQMHVLFWLSIVRVGVLAFMLIVFPIILLVFKLRSN; this is encoded by the exons ATGATCACACTCTTTGTCGCTCTTTACTCTCTGCTTTGTCTCTACACAGCTG taaaaacttCTGACATCAAGGAGCTTCACGTGAAAACAGTAAAGCATGGAGAAAATGTAACTATGGAGTGTAACTTTAACATGATCAAAAACAAAGACAATTTAGTTTGGTACAGACAGAGTTTTGGAAAATTGCCTCAGTTTTTAGCAAGACCATACAGGAGCAGTTTGGGCTACATATTTGATGAGGGATTTAAAGATAGCCGCTTCAGTATTACTGTAAATGCCCATAAGTTTGATCTCAACATTAATGGAGCAAGAGAAGATGATGGAGGAGAATATTTCTGTATAGAAGTTGATGGAAGTTTACTAAAGTTCTTATCTGGAACACGTCTTCAATTTGAAG gtgAAGAGATGAAACCCTGTCCTACACCTGGAACGGTTAACAAGAACACAGATTCTGTTACACTCCAGGGTTCAGACTGCAGCGATGGAGAAG GTTACAGTTGTACTGATCAGATGCATGTGCTGTTCTGGCTCTCCATTGTTAGAGTTGGAGTTCTTGCCTTCATGCTTATTGTCTTTCCAATAATCCTCCTTGTTTTCAAATTAAGATCAAATTAG